One window of Alphaproteobacteria bacterium genomic DNA carries:
- a CDS encoding DegT/DnrJ/EryC1/StrS family aminotransferase, with translation MFYELAVSNWGDEERAAIAACVAADRFTMGPKVAEFEQSFADYLGCRHGVMVNSGSSANLVAVASLFFRKDRPLRAGDEVIVPALSWSTSYHPLQQYGLRLKFVDIELDTLNADCTQLDAALSDRTRMIMAVSILGNPAALDVMRDFADANGLYFLEDNCESLDAELNGRKAGSFGDMGTHSFFFSHHIATMEGGMVVTDDTELCHLMRSLRAHGWTRDVPAGSEIYQARDDDFFEAYRFILPGYNLRPMEMSGAIGIEQLRKLPAMTAARRRNLKLFQDLFGGDERFVIQRENGRSSSFCFPIILKPERNFDREAVFAALRDADIGYRIITGGCFPRHDAIRHFEYEITAGIDRANIAHDYGFFVGNHPFDLTPQIERVRDVLDRVCR, from the coding sequence GTGTTTTACGAACTGGCGGTATCCAACTGGGGCGACGAGGAACGGGCCGCAATCGCCGCCTGTGTCGCGGCCGACCGCTTTACGATGGGTCCGAAAGTCGCGGAATTCGAGCAATCCTTCGCCGATTATCTGGGATGCCGGCACGGCGTGATGGTCAATTCCGGTTCGTCGGCCAATCTCGTGGCGGTGGCGAGCCTGTTCTTCAGGAAAGACCGGCCCCTGCGGGCGGGCGACGAGGTGATCGTGCCGGCGCTGTCCTGGAGCACGAGTTACCATCCGTTGCAGCAATACGGGCTGAGACTGAAATTCGTCGATATCGAACTCGATACGCTGAACGCCGACTGCACGCAGCTCGACGCGGCGCTGAGCGACCGGACCCGCATGATCATGGCGGTCAGCATTCTGGGTAATCCGGCGGCGCTGGACGTGATGCGCGATTTCGCCGATGCGAACGGCCTGTATTTCCTTGAGGATAATTGCGAGTCGCTGGATGCGGAACTGAATGGCCGCAAGGCCGGCAGTTTTGGCGACATGGGAACGCACAGCTTTTTCTTCTCGCACCATATCGCCACGATGGAAGGCGGCATGGTTGTCACGGATGACACGGAACTGTGCCACCTGATGCGCAGCCTGCGCGCCCATGGCTGGACCCGCGACGTGCCTGCCGGAAGCGAAATATACCAGGCCCGCGACGATGACTTCTTCGAAGCCTACCGGTTTATCCTGCCGGGGTATAATCTGCGGCCGATGGAAATGTCCGGCGCGATCGGCATTGAGCAATTGCGCAAACTGCCGGCCATGACGGCGGCGCGGCGCAGGAACCTCAAACTGTTCCAGGACCTGTTCGGCGGCGACGAACGCTTTGTCATCCAGCGCGAGAACGGCAGGAGCTCCAGTTTCTGCTTTCCCATCATCCTCAAACCGGAACGCAATTTCGACCGCGAAGCGGTGTTTGCCGCGTTGCGGGACGCGGATATCGGCTATCGTATCATCACCGGCGGCTGCTTTCCCCGCCACGATGCGATCCGCCATTTCGAATACGAGATCACCGCCGGCATCGACCGGGCGAACATCGCCCATGATTACGGGTTTTTCGTCGGCAATCATCCTTTCGATCTGACACCGCAGATCGAGCGGGTGCGCGATGTGCTGGACCGGGTTTGCAGATAG
- a CDS encoding NAD(P)-dependent oxidoreductase, translating to MSEKPSILVTGGAGYLGSTLVPMLLAEGYRVSVLDSFMFQQDSLNHVCADPKLEIYRGDTRDARLMAPLLAKHDIVIPLAALVGAPLCARDAVGAETINRDAIRMIVDTMSPDQWMLTPITNSGYGVGEAGKFCTEETPMRPISLYGRTKVEAEAAALSRENAISFRLATVFGMSPRMRLDLLVNDFVYRAVNDRTIVLFEAHFKRNFIHVRDVARAFLHGIANFDSMKSEPYNVGLSDANLSKAELCSVIRQHLPNFVALEAPVGEDPDKRDYIVSNAKIEATGFKPAYSLDEGIRELIKGYVMLNDSRYSNV from the coding sequence ATGAGTGAAAAACCATCCATTCTTGTCACCGGCGGCGCGGGCTATCTCGGTTCCACCCTGGTGCCGATGCTGCTGGCGGAAGGGTACAGGGTATCCGTGCTGGACAGTTTCATGTTTCAGCAGGATTCGCTGAACCATGTCTGCGCCGACCCGAAGCTGGAGATCTATCGTGGCGATACTCGCGATGCGCGGCTCATGGCGCCGCTGCTGGCGAAGCATGACATTGTCATTCCCTTGGCCGCGCTGGTCGGTGCGCCGCTCTGTGCGCGCGACGCGGTGGGCGCGGAGACGATCAACCGGGACGCCATCCGCATGATCGTCGATACGATGTCGCCGGATCAGTGGATGCTGACGCCGATCACCAATAGCGGATACGGGGTCGGGGAGGCCGGGAAATTCTGCACCGAGGAAACGCCGATGCGGCCGATTTCCCTCTATGGCCGGACCAAGGTCGAGGCGGAGGCCGCGGCACTGTCGCGCGAAAACGCGATCAGTTTCCGGCTGGCGACGGTGTTCGGCATGTCGCCCCGGATGCGGCTGGACCTGCTGGTCAATGACTTCGTCTACCGCGCGGTGAACGACCGGACGATCGTACTGTTCGAGGCGCATTTCAAACGCAACTTCATCCATGTGCGCGATGTCGCCCGGGCCTTTCTGCATGGTATTGCGAACTTCGATTCGATGAAGAGCGAGCCCTATAATGTCGGGCTGTCGGATGCGAACCTGTCCAAGGCGGAACTGTGTTCCGTAATCCGCCAGCATCTGCCGAATTTTGTCGCGCTGGAGGCCCCTGTCGGCGAAGACCCGGATAAACGCGACTACATTGTCTCCAACGCGAAGATCGAGGCGACCGGATTCAAGCCGGCCTATTCGCTCGACGAAGGGATACGGGAACTGATCAAGGGCTATGTCATGCTGAATGACAGCCGATACAGCAATGTCTGA